Proteins from a single region of Verrucomicrobiota bacterium:
- a CDS encoding RNA polymerase sigma factor has translation MTSTNGFENFVRSYQNMVYTTAVRILGNETDAQDIAQEVFLRAFKHYESISGSETAGGWLKTVTRNLCINHITRYRNRWTTFTDQFSKRGNEGDDGEIVLPEDETSNVDLDNLDRSEILSNALETLPEKQRVPLVLYHFENLSYDEISSQMKVSLSKIKTDISRGRQALKKVLSRTMEDTHEFNA, from the coding sequence ATGACATCAACAAATGGCTTTGAGAACTTCGTGAGAAGTTATCAGAATATGGTCTATACAACTGCAGTTCGGATATTGGGCAATGAAACCGACGCTCAAGATATCGCACAGGAGGTATTTCTACGCGCCTTCAAACACTACGAATCCATTTCGGGAAGCGAAACGGCCGGGGGTTGGTTGAAAACAGTAACGCGGAATTTGTGCATAAATCATATTACCCGCTATCGCAATCGATGGACTACTTTTACGGACCAATTCAGTAAACGCGGTAATGAAGGAGATGATGGCGAAATCGTTTTGCCTGAGGATGAAACCAGTAACGTCGATTTGGACAACCTGGACAGGAGTGAAATCCTGTCGAATGCGCTTGAGACGCTTCCTGAAAAGCAGCGCGTACCTCTCGTTTTGTATCATTTTGAAAACCTGAGCTACGACGAGATCTCTAGCCAAATGAAAGTTTCGCTAAGTAAAATAAAAACTGATATTTCCCGAGGGCGTCAGGCCCTCAAAAAAGTACTATCTAGAACCATGGAGGATACTCATGAATTCAACGCCTGA
- a CDS encoding RDD family protein, with the protein MKILYPTLTLILASCTFGLRAQEETEQIQPQPEEVLVPAVEADIAKEEEAETVFRGDVIVFNDNSTLGPNERSKDMITIGGNSSSSGYVDGDMVTIMGKSELNGYVDGDFIVIMGSAELGPEAEVDGEVVVIGGRISRHPDSKIDRQTVNIPFLSPELEDRFQELPLIIHECVFLGRPISPNVRITLYVAGIFLIFYLLLGALFPRQIEKSRKAIEDKPLQSFFAGVLVMALYIPFAIILVLTIIGILLIPLLDIALLSIAVFGKAVSFVFIGRQIARAIRVSFLENPILSILIGGLVVYSLYMIPFFGLFLWIILSILGLGAVCIAIGDSISSRKAEHQRNTPPPLQGPHSQQAQSGSAAQYNQAPVQPGTALSQIDSATAVTFSRVGFWWRTLATIIDIILVSLITSILEIAIPLVPFFVYFIVFWGWKGSTLGGMALGLRVQKISGEPMDWSTSFIRSFSSIVSFLPLCLGFFWAGWDPDNQSWHDKIAGTTVVRVPKGYTWS; encoded by the coding sequence ATGAAAATTCTATACCCAACCTTAACTCTGATACTGGCTTCCTGTACCTTCGGGCTTCGGGCCCAAGAAGAAACTGAGCAAATTCAACCTCAACCCGAAGAGGTTCTGGTTCCTGCGGTTGAGGCGGACATAGCCAAGGAAGAAGAAGCTGAAACTGTTTTTCGGGGCGATGTGATCGTATTTAATGATAACAGTACTTTGGGTCCGAACGAGAGATCGAAAGATATGATAACCATTGGTGGAAATTCCAGCTCTTCCGGCTATGTGGATGGCGACATGGTGACTATAATGGGAAAATCTGAACTTAACGGTTATGTCGATGGCGATTTTATTGTCATCATGGGTTCTGCAGAATTGGGACCCGAGGCAGAAGTTGACGGAGAGGTGGTTGTTATTGGTGGGCGAATTTCTCGACACCCGGATTCCAAAATTGACCGTCAAACGGTTAATATCCCCTTCCTCAGCCCTGAATTAGAAGATCGGTTCCAAGAGCTTCCTTTAATTATCCATGAGTGCGTTTTTCTTGGTCGGCCCATTTCACCGAATGTCCGAATTACGCTGTACGTAGCAGGAATATTTTTAATTTTCTATCTTCTGTTGGGCGCACTGTTTCCGCGGCAAATCGAAAAGAGCCGGAAGGCGATCGAAGACAAACCCCTTCAATCATTCTTTGCTGGGGTACTGGTCATGGCTTTATACATCCCTTTCGCAATAATTCTGGTACTTACCATCATCGGAATATTGCTTATTCCGTTACTCGATATTGCACTTCTTTCCATAGCTGTTTTTGGAAAAGCCGTTTCGTTTGTTTTCATAGGTAGGCAAATTGCGCGGGCTATTCGGGTTTCATTTCTGGAGAACCCCATTCTTTCTATTCTGATCGGAGGCCTCGTTGTCTATTCGCTCTACATGATCCCATTTTTTGGCCTCTTCCTCTGGATCATTTTATCTATCTTGGGTCTGGGAGCCGTCTGCATTGCAATCGGCGATTCCATTTCCTCAAGAAAAGCTGAACACCAGCGAAATACACCACCTCCATTGCAAGGTCCCCATTCACAACAGGCTCAATCAGGGTCAGCAGCTCAATACAACCAGGCACCTGTTCAACCGGGCACTGCTTTGAGTCAAATTGACAGCGCCACTGCAGTTACATTCTCAAGAGTTGGATTTTGGTGGCGAACCTTAGCTACCATTATTGATATCATCTTGGTTTCTTTGATCACTTCTATTTTGGAAATCGCAATACCACTGGTTCCTTTCTTCGTTTACTTTATTGTTTTCTGGGGCTGGAAAGGTTCGACGCTCGGCGGTATGGCTTTGGGCTTACGGGTTCAGAAAATTTCAGGGGAACCTATGGATTGGTCTACTTCATTTATTAGGAGTTTCAGCTCGATCGTATCCTTTTTACCACTTTGCCTGGGCTTTTTCTGGGCAGGCTGGGATCCCGACAATCAATCCTGGCACGATAAAATTGCTGGAACGACCGTTGTTCGAGTGCCCAAAGGCTACACTTGGAGTTAA